Within the Leptogranulimonas caecicola genome, the region GCCCTGTGGTCCTTGAAGGTAGCCACCGGAGCCGACACCCAGGGGCGCAAAGGCCCCAGCTTGCTCATGAAGGCCTCGTTTTCCCGCGCCCGCGCCGCCACATCTTTAGAGGCAATACGGTACCAGGCGTAGCCAATAAGCACGAGGGCAATCAACGAGATCCACCAATGCGGCCAAATCACGTAGATCACGATGAGGATCAGCGCCGTGTTGGAGCAAAGCCGCGCAATGTCGTCTGTGCCGTTGCGCCCCGCCATCCACTGAGTAAGCCTGTCTTGCCAAGAACCGTTCGCCATGAGCCCTCCTTGCATCATCTGTTGTTCTCAAGGGTTCATGCCCAACTCACCAGAAAGACTAGCAGCGCTCGCGGCTCCCTCATAAAAAGACGAGCCTTTGGCTTTTAAGCCTCTAGCTCGTCCTTTGCACTTGCTCGTCTTTCCTGCCGAGAAACCCCTGCCTTCCAGGCCTCACCATCCAAGCGAGCCTTGAAAACTCTTAGAGGCTAGCAGGACATGATAAAGGCCTCGGTGACCTTCTGGAGCTTCTCCATGGCATCGATATGGGTGATCTCGCGGCCGTGACTGTTGCGCGTCAAGGGACCCATGGCCGCCGCAGCCACATTGTTGGATGCGATGGTCGATCCCATGGCGTCAGTGGAATACCTCAGGCATGCCTGGACCTCAGGACGCTCGCCCAAGGCCGTCACGCCTGCGTGGATGAGCGCATTGGTGAGATCCCAGTCATAGGGACCATGATAGTCATCTGCGATAACCGCCACGTCATGCTCGGTACCCGGGTAGTCCGGGCCCATAAGGGCGATGTCCAGGGATATGTAGCTCTCGACGTCATCAGGCAGGTAGGTGCCCCCAAAGCCCACCTCCTCGTAATAGGGGAACGCGAAGAGGATGTCGCAGGCAGGAACGACGGGTTTCTCGGCAAGCCATTTGAGAACCCCCAAGAGCACTGCGACACATGCTTTGTCGTCTATGAAGCGGCTTAGGATGAAGCCGTTGTCGTGAATCTCCAGATGGGGGTCGAAGGCCACCACGGCGCCGGGTGTGATGTCTAGGGCACGCGCCTCGTCGGCGTTGGTGACGTCTTCCAACAGGTGGACACGGATGGTCTCATCATCGCGCTTGCGCTCCTTGGCGTCTGCCCAGGCGTGGACCGAATGGTGGTCAAGCTCGATGACGCCTTGCACCATGGTATCGAAGCGCGTG harbors:
- a CDS encoding zinc ribbon domain-containing protein, translating into MANGSWQDRLTQWMAGRNGTDDIARLCSNTALILIVIYVIWPHWWISLIALVLIGYAWYRIASKDVAARARENEAFMSKLGPLRPWVSAPVATFKDHRAYAYLTCPSCGQKARVPRGKGKVRVRCRRCHTTFEGKA
- a CDS encoding M42 family metallopeptidase, with product MIFEADKDYLLETMAKLIACDSPVGYYKLMQPVMEELVEAMGYHGFHDRKHTFYVRVAGKDRSRTVCLGAHLDTIGMAISGIEDDGTLRVRQLGGLNYAALEGVSCRVYTRFDTMVQGVIELDHHSVHAWADAKERKRDDETIRVHLLEDVTNADEARALDITPGAVVAFDPHLEIHDNGFILSRFIDDKACVAVLLGVLKWLAEKPVVPACDILFAFPYYEEVGFGGTYLPDDVESYISLDIALMGPDYPGTEHDVAVIADDYHGPYDWDLTNALIHAGVTALGERPEVQACLRYSTDAMGSTIASNNVAAAAMGPLTRNSHGREITHIDAMEKLQKVTEAFIMSC